The following nucleotide sequence is from Arenicella chitinivorans.
CCAGGAAAAAGCGAATACATTAATGATCGGTGCACAAATAGCCAATAATATTGCAAGGTTATCATGCCCAGCTCTCCATAAATCTGGAACAAAGTACCACCCTACAATGGTTATGCCAAAACAAAGTAGAAACCAAAGAACCGCACCACCAACAGCGATTGCTATAAGAATCGCAATAATTGCTAATATACCTACAATAATATCCATAACTGAACCCCTTTAATCTTTATAACGCCCTGTTAATGGGCAAAATCATGTTGGCTAAAATGTGAAGCGGAGCGAAGCCTAGCCAACGTAATTTTGTCCACTTTAAACAGCTTGTTAGCTTCCCTCTTACTTAATCTAATTTAGGTCGAAGATCCTCAATAAATTTTGCATTAACCCAATACATATCATGGTGTCTATTAAAAAACAGATACTTGCCATCGGGAGTTACATATCCGCCGGCTTCCCAAGATTCTGTATTGACTTTATCTCCCATGTTGATGGCCTCTCCCCATGACCCGTCTTTTTTTCGAAAACTTATGTATAGATCAGAATCGCCATGTCCATCTTCTCTTTCAGTATCCCAGATCAAATAAGATTCATCAGGCGATATAAAGGGGTGTGCGCTATTTTTACCAGTATTGATCGCTGGGGACATCTTTCTAGGTGGTAGGCGTTCGCCATTTTCCAAAGTAGATATGCGGATTCCATCACCTTTATAATCATCTAAAACATAGGTACCATTTTCAGAGGCGGAAAGACGCATTATGCCCCAATCTTCCCCATCAAACATCGGGCCAAGACTTTTTACATCAGTCCAGCCCGTCTCGGTTCGCTCCATATAATACTTGCCCAAATGCATCGTATTACCATCTGGAGAGAGAATGGGCCTACCAACTCGAGGCCCGACTGTAGACTCGCTCCATTGACTATTTTCATTTTTATAAACTATCAATGTCCACTCTTCAGTTTCATTATCCCTCCTTGTGAAATAGAACTCTTGCATATCTGGCGAAAAAAAGCCGCTAAAATCACGATGTTTCGTCGAAACAATACCTGGGGCAAAAACTTCAGCGTTTAACCCCGGAGGTTGCTGCCCCAAATAAGATCCTTTAATAACTAAGCTATCATTTTGACCGATGCTCTTGTTACTTATAGCTGACAAAAAAAGCAAAGAAATTAAACCACATATTTGTTTCACAACTGGCTCCTAGAATTAAAAAGATTCATCACATAATGGGCTTGATATATCCGGCTATAGCTCGCAATCCAGATTGGCAGCTAACGTCGCCAGCACGCGCGGCTTTGTAGTGGAGGCGAAGCCGCAGCGAAAAATCCGTCGCAGTGCCTGGCCTTGTTATGCACCAGCACCGTTTTCTCTATGAAAAACAGCTATTTTGTTACCGTCCAGGTCTCGAAAGTAAGCACCGAAATAGGCACCGTTGTTTCTTGGCCCGGGCTCTCCCTCGCATTTAGAGTTAAGGCTTATGGCGAGCTTGTAGATTTCAGTAACACATTCCTTGCTACCTGCTGTCAGAGCAAGCATGGTCCCATTTCCATTAGACGCTAACTGACCATCGTAAGGCCTGGATATGGCTAGCTTAGTCGTGGAGTTTGGGAATTGATAAAATACGACATTTTCAGTTTTAGCAAGTTGTTTAGCCTCAAGTAAGCCCAAAATTTTGTCGTAGTATTTAGTTGCGAGCAGGAGATCATTCGTCCCCAAAGTTACGTGAGAAATCAATTTCAATGTCTCCTTGATGCATAACGCCTCACAAACGGGCGCGCGACTTGGCGCGTCCGAGCCGCAGGCGTTGAGTTTTGTGACTTGTTAGTGTTTTTAGTTTTTAGGCTCATTAGGTTTTTTAATTAATGTGTATATCGAACCTAATAAAAACAAAATGCCTCCTATTAATAATGATTCTTGAGCAGATTCATAAGTTTCGCTTCCGAATACCCGACGTATATTCCAAGCGCTTGCCAAAAATACGACGCCCAAGAGAATTCCAGTAATACCAAATATTTTATCTCTCATACTATTCTCATATATTCTTGTAACACTAACGCCGCAAACAGGGGCGCGGTTTACCGCGTCCCAACGAACGCAGTGAGTTATGGTGGTTTGCCTTGTTATGTAGTTTTTTCAAGTTCATCTATGCATTTGCTGTAAATGGAAATAAGGTTTTTTACTACAATATTTGTTGTGACTTTATTTCCATTGCCCAATTTACAATGAAGTTGTATTTCTTCAGAGTTTCTTATTGTAAATCTACCAACAAAATCATCCGTGGTAGGCCCCCAATGGAGAGCGGCGTACCATTTCGGTAAACGCTTATTTCTTAGTATTTCTATCTCTCGTCTGACCGAAGTGACGAACTGAGGAACATAAACCAAATTATCGATATAAGTTAGGTTCACACCACCTGCCCATATATCTACATATTGTTGTTTTGGATTAATTTTCTTTCCAATAACGAAAGAGAATATATCTCGCTGTCCGATTTCCATTTCAATCTACATAACGCCCCGCTTAGGGGCAGCCTTGTAGTTGATTGTGTTGCGCTGGCGTAGCGAAAAGGCACAAAGCAAGCAATGGAGTGGAGGTCGCATTGAGCCGATTGTTATGTGCCCGCAAAATATCTTATAAGCTTTTTACCTTTAGCATTTATAACTATTACGCTAACA
It contains:
- a CDS encoding PD40 domain-containing protein, translating into MKQICGLISLLFLSAISNKSIGQNDSLVIKGSYLGQQPPGLNAEVFAPGIVSTKHRDFSGFFSPDMQEFYFTRRDNETEEWTLIVYKNENSQWSESTVGPRVGRPILSPDGNTMHLGKYYMERTETGWTDVKSLGPMFDGEDWGIMRLSASENGTYVLDDYKGDGIRISTLENGERLPPRKMSPAINTGKNSAHPFISPDESYLIWDTEREDGHGDSDLYISFRKKDGSWGEAINMGDKVNTESWEAGGYVTPDGKYLFFNRHHDMYWVNAKFIEDLRPKLD
- a CDS encoding VOC family protein produces the protein MKLISHVTLGTNDLLLATKYYDKILGLLEAKQLAKTENVVFYQFPNSTTKLAISRPYDGQLASNGNGTMLALTAGSKECVTEIYKLAISLNSKCEGEPGPRNNGAYFGAYFRDLDGNKIAVFHRENGAGA